The window CGACATAATTGAATCGAGATTAGCGGAAGAGAAGAGAGTTTCCTCAGAGAGTTGAGAGGTTATTTGAGAGAATGGGAtctgaaagagaagagagatctTCGCAGTGAGTTATATCGACTCTACGTTTCTTGTTGGCAAAGAGAGAGACCTTAGACttttattttcctttattttccttttttctaattttctagaaatttcaTAACCGACCCTTAATATTTCCTTTTTCCCCGAACTTGTACTCTAATTCtttcgtgacaaaaaaaaaagtactctAATTCTATTCTGTGAATAAATAACTCCAATTCTCTTTAATTCCCTCTTTTCTAGAAGTGTATCATAACCGACCCCTATTATTTCCTTTTCTCTCGAACTTATACCCTAATTCTGTTTTGGGGATAAATAACtccaaaattatcaaaaatgagagaatttaaacaaaaatatatattttttgaacattttcttGCATTAATATAAAAgatgaaacaaaaatatttcttcatttaaaaaatttttGTTTCACATTTGAATCTGTAAAACATGTTcgaattttataattttctacaTATCAATAATTATCAAAAGGAATATACCTAACCAAACTAACAATCTTCCTACCTATCGGCTATAATATTCTTTTTCCAAAATTTCAGCAGTCCTCATCTTAAACCCAAAATCAAAACCATAATTGTGTTTCTTTAGGTTTTGTGGAAAGATTTACTTGCGGTAATTAATAGGTACTTTTAACACATAAACTTAATTATACACTTCAGTTCAAATATTCTTTGTGCTGAGAGCTTAGCTTTGTAACAAAACTCATGATAAGcttatatacatattttggtAATTCAGTTGTGGTTACAAACATAAATAACAAACATCAAACTAACATTAAGCATATATCACAATATGTATATGAGCTTTGATTTTGACATTGCTCTCATCCAAATCTTGAAGCTCttcaatctcttttttttttgttaaagtaaACAATCAACAAGCTCTTATTGTCTTTGGGTTCCATAACTTACCAAACCAACCTCCTTCACCACCACCATTCTCTAAACCCCTCTTCTTTTTCCCTCCTCCAGCGTCTCTGGAAGTCTCCAGACTCTGCAGCGGAACTAGCTGCGGGCTAGTACCGCTACATGAAGGCGCTTCAACAATCTTGTTCACCATCTCCAACACTTCACTCATCTTGGGACGTGCCTTTGGGTTTCTAACTAAACACCTGTTGGCCACAACCGCTAGCTTCTGAACTGATTTGAGAGGGTACTTCCCTTCTAGCCTCGGGTCTAATATGAGCTTGAACTTCCTTGTGTCTGATAGATAAGGTCTCACCCATTCTAGAAGCTTCTGCTCTCCCTTAGGTTTGTTCCTATCAACTGGTTTCCTCCCTGTGATGAGCTCGTAGATAAACACTCCATAACCCCAAACGTCGCTTTTGGATGTAAGACGACCTGTTTGAATATACTCAGGAGCTGCATAACCCATTGTACCTACAACCTAACCAAACCGaagaaaaccaatttaaaacaTAGATGTTTGTACAAATTAGGCATGGACATTTTACCGGACCTAATATTCCGAACCAGAACAACTCGAAATATCaaacccaaaaccaaaaatttacaAGTACGTAGATGGGTCAAAAATCCTCTAACCTAAAGAACCGGAACCAAAAAGAATCGACTGGTATAGACTCTAACCCGAGAATAACCGATCCAAATAGATTTGGTCCGAAGACCCGAATGCCCTAGTCTAGTACAAATCTTGCAACCAAAAGATGAATGCAGAGAGCTTACATCAGTAGAAACATGAGTTAGTCCTTCAGATGGACCTAAACGAGCCAAACCAAAGTCAGAGAGCTTTGCTTTCCAGTTCTCATCCAAAAGAATGTTCGATGACTTAAAATCTCTGAATATTATCTGTAACACACATTATAACAAGGTCACTAAAAGAGAGAAACAATGAGATCAATTATCAAGTCATGAGACGGTTGATTACCTGAAACTCCATTTGTTCGTGAAGGTATGTTAAACCACGAGCTGCATCTTGAGCTATTCTCAACCTGAGGTCCCAAGTAAGGATGGTGAGTGATCTAGGAGATAGGTGGAACTCAACGCTTCGGTTTGGCATGTATTCATAAACCAAAAGCCGTTGAATCCCGCGCTCATCATCTTCTGCGCAATAGCCAAGCAACTTCACCAAGTTTGTATGCTCAACCACACCAAGAAAGTTAACCTCAGTAACCCATTCTTTATGCCCCTGcaagaaaaacaagaagaaagttAAGACCAGGGTTCTCAAA is drawn from Brassica rapa cultivar Chiifu-401-42 chromosome A05, CAAS_Brap_v3.01, whole genome shotgun sequence and contains these coding sequences:
- the LOC103870515 gene encoding serine/threonine-protein kinase PCRK1 encodes the protein MKCFFFSGGDKKEEHKTPNVSQTSNFSDRDINRSGSEFNSRDVSGTSTESSMGRRNSYPPTMSTRASNLREFSITDLKAATKNFSRSVMIGEGGFGCVYRGTVRSLEDPSIKIEVAVKQLGKRGLQGHKEWVTEVNFLGVVEHTNLVKLLGYCAEDDERGIQRLLVYEYMPNRSVEFHLSPRSLTILTWDLRLRIAQDAARGLTYLHEQMEFQIIFRDFKSSNILLDENWKAKLSDFGLARLGPSEGLTHVSTDVVGTMGYAAPEYIQTGRLTSKSDVWGYGVFIYELITGRKPVDRNKPKGEQKLLEWVRPYLSDTRKFKLILDPRLEGKYPLKSVQKLAVVANRCLVRNPKARPKMSEVLEMVNKIVEAPSCSGTSPQLVPLQSLETSRDAGGGKKKRGLENGGGEGGWFGKLWNPKTIRAC